A portion of the Juglans microcarpa x Juglans regia isolate MS1-56 chromosome 1D, Jm3101_v1.0, whole genome shotgun sequence genome contains these proteins:
- the LOC121257721 gene encoding pleiotropic drug resistance protein 1-like, translating into MDNSDLYRATGSLRLRNSSVWRNNAVDVFSMSSREEDDEEALKWAALEKLPTFDRLRKGILTTSRGEAIEVDLQNLGLEERKKLLERLVKLADEDNEKFLLKVRNRIDRVGIDLPTIEVRFEHVNVEAEARVGGRALPTFFNFSVNILEGFLNFFHILSSQKKHLSILKDVTGVIKPRRMTLLLGPPSSGKTTLLLALAGKLDPTLKFSGRVTYNGHDMREFVPQRTAAYISQYDLHIGEMTVRETLAFSARCQGVGSRYDMLAELSRREKEANIKPDPDVDIYMKAATTEGQEADVATDYILKVLGLEVCADTMVGDEMVRGISGGQRKRVTTGEMLVGPAKALFMDEISTGLDSSTTFQIVNSLRQYVQILDGTAVISLLQPAPETYDLFDDIILLSDGYIVYQGPRENVLEFFESMGFKCPDRKGVADFLQEVTSRKDQEQYWARRDAPYSFVAVREFAEAFQSFHVGRRIGDELSAPYDKTKSHPAALTTKTYGVGKKELLKASFSREYLLMKRNSFVYVFKLSQLFLMALIAMTIFLRTKMPRRDSTDGNIYLGALFFTVVMIMFNGMSELPMTIMKLPVFYKQRDLLFYPSWVYALPTWILKIPITFLEVAVWVFMTYYVIGFDPNVGRLFRQYFLLVLVNQMASALFRFIAAMGRDMIVANTFGSFALLLLFALGGFILSRDDVKKWWIWGYWMSPLMYGQNAILVNEFLGDNWKKVLPNTIEPLGVTVMKSRGFFPQAYWYWIGVGASFGFIILFNIGFTFSLAYLNPFGKSQTVRSDEPESDEQGSRTGEGVELTRRENSSSHHRRTIGSGRDSRRGSTSTRSSFEIEASRNGKRGMVLPFEQHSITFDDIMYSVDMPQEMKEQGVLEDKLVLLKGVSGAFRPGVLTALMGVSGAGKTTLMDVLAGRKTGGYIEGSITISGYPKKQETFARISGYCEQNDIHSPHVTVYESLVYSAWLRLSSDVDSETRKMFIEEVMELVELNPLRNALVGLPGVNGLSTEQRKRLTIAVELVANPSIIFMDEPTSGLDARAAAIVMRTVRNTVDTGRTVVCTIHQPSIDIFEAFDELFLMKRGGQEIYVGPLGHHSMHLIKYFENMEGVRKIKDGYNPATWMLEVTTPAEELALGVDFTTLYKNSDLYRRNKALIAELSKPAPASKDLYFPTQFSQSFWTQCMACLWKQRLSYWRNPPYTAVRFLFTVFIALTFGTMFWDLGSKTKTTIDLFNAMGSMYAAVLFLGVQNSSSVQPVVAVERTVFYRERAAGMYSALPYAFGQVAIELPYVFMQSAVYGIIVYAMIGFEWTVAKFFWYMFFMYFTLLYFTFYGMMSVAFTPNHHIASIVSSAFYAIWNLFSGFIVPRTRIPIWWRWYYWACPVAWTLYGLVVSQFGDVQDRLEDNDQTVEEYLRSYLGFRHDFLGVVAVVVAGFAVLFGFIFAFSIKAFNFQRR; encoded by the exons ATGGATAACAGTGACCTTTACAGGGCCACTGGTAGTTTACGATTACGGAATTCGTCGGTCTGGAGGAATAATGCTGTGGACGTTTTCTCGATGTCTTCgcgagaagaagatgatgaagaagctCTTAAGTGGGCTGCCCTCGAGAAGCTTCCTACTTTTGATCGTCTAAGAAAAGGTATACTAACTACTTCAAGAGGTGAGGCCATTGAAGTCGATTTACAGAATCTCGgattagaagaaaggaagaaactGCTTGAGAGGTTGGTGAAATTAGCCGACGAGGataatgagaagttcttgttgaagGTCAGGAATCGGATAGATAG AGTTGGGATTGATCTTCCAACAATCGAAGTCAGGTTTGAGCACGTGAATGTCGAGGCAGAGGCTCGTGTAGGAGGCAGAGCTTTGCCTACCTTCTTTAACTTCTCTGTCAATATTCTGGAG GGGTTCTTGAATTTCTTCCATATTCTTTCAAGTCAAAAGAAACATTTGTCTATCCTTAAAGATGTTACTGGAGTCATAAAGCCTAGGAG AATGACTTTGCTATTGGGTCCTCCAAGTTCTGGGAAGACAACACTCTTACTAGCTCTGGCCGGAAAGCTTGACCCAACTTTAAAG TTTTCTGGGAGGGTGACTTATAATGGCCATGACATGAGAGAGTTTGTACCTCAGAGAACTGCGGCTTATATCAGCCAATATGATCTCCATATTGGAGAAATGACTGTAAGGGAAACCTTGGCCTTCTCAGCAAGGTGCCAAGGGGTCGGGTCACGCTATG ATATGCTAGCAGAGTTGtctagaagagaaaaagaggcaAATATCAAACCAGATCCAGATGTCGATATCTACATGAAG GCTGCAACAACTGAAGGCCAGGAGGCTGATGTGGCGACAGATTATATATTGAAG GTTTTGGGTTTAGAAGTGTGTGCTGATACCATGGTAGGAGATGAAATGGTGAGGGGTATCTCTGGTGGTCAAAGGAAGCGTGTAACGACAG GGGAAATGCTAGTCGGACCAGCGAAGGCATTGTTTATGGACGAAATATCTACCGGATTGGACAGCTCGACAACTTTCCAAATTGTTAATTCGCTCAGGCAGTATGTTCAGATTCTGGATGGGACAGCAGTCATCTCTCTACTGCAGCCAGCACCGGAGACTTACGATCTTTTTGATGACATTATTCTCCTCTCCGATGGCTATATTGTGTACCAGGGACCCCGTGAAAACGTTCTCGAGTTTTTTGAATCCATGGGATTTAAATGTCCTGACAGGAAAGGTGTGGCTGACTTTCTGCAAGAG GTGACATCAAGGAAGGATCAGGAGCAGTATTGGGCACGCAGAGATGCGCCTTACAGTTTCGTCGCAGTAAGGGAATTTGCTGAGGCATTCCAATCATTCCATGTGGGAAGAAGAATAGGAGATGAACTTTCAGCTCCATATGACAAGACAAAAAGTCACCCAGCTGCCTTGACAACCAAAACGTATGGTGTTGGTAAGAAGGAACTGTTAAAAGCTTCCTTCTCAAGAGAATACTTACTGATGAAGAGGAATTCGTTTGTTTACGTCTTCAAGCTATCACAA CTTTTCCTTATGGCACTGATTGCAATGACAATTTTCCTACGGACGAAGATGCCTCGTCGTGATTCAACCGATGGAAATATCTATTTGGGTGCTTTGTTTTTCACAGTGGTTATGATTATGTTTAATGGAATGTCAGAGTTGCCCATGACCATTATGAAGCTTCCTGTTTTTTACAAGCAAAGGGACCTCCTATTCTATCCTTCATGGGTATATGCTCTTCCAACATGGATCCTTAAAATCCCAATAACCTTTTTGGAAGTTGCTGTCTGGGTCTTCATGACCTACTATGTCATTGGATTTGATCCGAATGTCGGGAG GTTGTTTAGGCAATACTTTTTGCTAGTACTTGTGAACCAGATGGCCTCTGCACTCTTCCGATTTATTGCAGCAATGGGTAGGGACATGATTGTTGCTAATACTTTTGGGTCATTTGCACTGCTCTTGCTCTTTGCCTTGGGTGGCTTTATCCTCTCCAGAG ACGATGTAAAGAAATGGTGGATATGGGGTTACTGGATGTCGCCTTTGATGTACGGCCAAAATGCAATATTAGTTAACGAGTTCCTGGGAGACAATTGGAAAAAG GTTCTCCCAAACACAATCGAACCACTGGGAGTTACAGTGATGAAGTCGCGCGGGTTCTTCCCACAAGCATATTGGTATTGGATAGGCGTGGGAGCATCGTTTGGATTCATCATACTATTCAACATCGGTTTCACCTTCTCCCTCGCTTATCTTAACC CATTCGGGAAGTCACAGACTGTAAGATCAGACGAACCTGAAAGCGATGAACAGGGGAGTAGGACAGGAGAAGGCGTAGAGTTAACACGCAGAGAAAACAGCTCAAGTCATCATCGTAGAACTATAG GGAGTGGACGAGACAGTAGGAGAGGAAGTACCTCCACCAGGTCCTCATTTGAAATTGAGGCTAGTCGTAACGGAAAAAGAGGAATGGTCCTTCCATTTGAACAACATTCAATCACCTTTGATGACATTATGTATTCTGTTGACATGCCACAG GAAATGAAGGAGCAGGGTGTTCTTGAGGATAAATTGGTGCTTCTGAAGGGTGTGAGTGGGGCTTTCAGGCCAGGTGTTCTCACAGCTCTGATGGGTGTAAGCGGTGCTGGTAAAACAACTCTGATGGATGTGCTGGCTGGTAGGAAAACTGGTGGATATATTGAGGGGAGCATCACAATTTCGGGGTACCCAAAGAAGCAAGAAACGTTTGCTCGAATTTCTGGGTACTGTGAGCAAAATGACATTCATTCTCCTCATGTTACTGTGTATGAGTCCTTGGTCTATTCAGCATGGCTCCGCTTGTCCTCTGATGTTGATTCGGAAACAAGAAAG ATGTTCATTGAGGAAGTCATGGAGCTTGTGGagctgaacccattgaggaatGCACTAGTTGGGTTGCCCGGTGTGAATGGTCTTTCTACCGAGCAGCGCAAGAGGCTCACTATTGCAGTCGAGCTTGTGGCTAACCCCTCCATAATATTTATGGATGAGCCAACTTCAGGTCTAGATGCAAGAGCTGCTGCAATTGTCATGAGAACAGTTAGGAACACGGTAGACACAGGAAGAACTGTTGTGTGCACAATTCATCAGCCAAGCATTGATATATTTGAAGCTTTTGATGAG CTTTTCCTAATGAAGCGTGGAGGACAAGAGATATACGTTGGGCCGTTGGGTCACCACTCTATGCATCTTATCAAGTATTTTGAG AACATGGAAGGAGTCAGAAAAATTAAAGATGGTTATAATCCAGCAACTTGGATGTTGGAAGTTACGACTCCAGCGGAAGAACTTGCTTTGGGGGTAGACTTTACCACTTTGTACAAAAACTCGGACCTATACAG GAGGAACAAAGCATTGATTGCAGAGTTGAGCAAGCCTGCTCCAGCTTCAAAGGATCTCTATTTCCCGACTCAGTTTTCGCAGTCATTTTGGACTCAATGCATGGCTTGCCTGTGGAAACAACGCTTGTCTTATTGGCGTAACCCACCATATACAGCCGTGAGATTTCTCTTCACAGTATTCATAGCCTTGACATTTGGGACAATGTTCTGGGACCTTGGCTCCAAGAC CAAGACGACAATAGATTTATTCAATGCGATGGGTTCCATGTATGCTGCTGTTCTCTTCCTTGGTGTCCAAAACTCTTCATCTGTGCAACCTGTTGTGGCTGTTGAACGAACTGTCTTCTACAGAGAAAGAGCTGCTGGAATGTATTCAGCCTTGCCTTATGCATTTGGACAG GTTGCAATTGAGCTCCCATATGTTTTCATGCAATCTGCAGTATATGGCATTATAGTTTACGCAATGATTGGATTCGAATGGACGGTAGCCAAATTCTTTTGGTATATGTTTTTCATGTACTTCACATTGCTCTACTTCACCTTCTATGGCATGATGAGTGTGGCTTTTACACCAAACCACCATATTGCTTCCATAGTATCCTCAGCATTCTATGCCATATGGAACCTGTTTTCAGGATTCATCGTCCCACGAACT AGGATTCCAATATGGTGGAGATGGTACTACTGGGCATGCCCAGTTGCTTGGACTTTGTATGGACTAGTTGTTTCACAATTTGGAGACGTACAGGACCGACTGGAGGACAATGATCAGACCGtggaagaatatttgagaagttaTTTGGGATTCAGGCATGATTTTCTGGGAGTTGTGGCAGTTGTGGTTGCTGGGTTTGCAGTGCTGTTTGGATTCATCTTTGCCTTCTCCATCAAGGCGTTTAATTTCCAGAGGCGATAG